One genomic region from Rosa rugosa chromosome 1, drRosRugo1.1, whole genome shotgun sequence encodes:
- the LOC133726198 gene encoding uncharacterized protein LOC133726198, with translation MPYCDLVLSRRFPAPLEHGFLPGASRYTRYPYAIFGELRYPYAADVDQLARIPENAAQAPPPAAEPAPRPARAPRQAQAGIVIREPLQEGSAPLSGSRATNASQAAGQSGKQKAIMIEPEDKESSSDDDDMQTIAALSARKRARSDPRTDLWAEDEPIADRLVRHRSSRHAEEGSSTVGDGKSASQAPAPTVVNHSPTPAGAVENAQLALIPVQIIDDSSPEAENRVLPLDAPREEPSDVPVLEQIAPDSIPVPSDANPETMLAIIVYEPPIEEVPNVVGTGDDVIGAVEAEAAEPVPNVVDQELPPPAPQVAEAEELEDLPEPAPEVPEPVPEVPVAEPPTPSTLERLARVLEVPPPGVVDEVREGLRRLLGPDILIPGAPVRVLEYLRVLLREGAITEEQFQEIDQLLQDLPQGLNERAVANAQASEKITTAHRTVEATEIGAINTCTLGR, from the exons ATGCCGTACTGCGACTTGGTGCTGAGTAGAAGATTCCCAGCTCCGCTTGAACATGGATTCCTccctggcgcctctcgctaca CACGATATCCGTACGCCATCTTCGGGGAACTGCGATATCCCTACGCCGCCGACGTAGATCAACTTGCTCGCATCCCTGAAAACGCTGCACAagctcctcctcctgctgctgaaccggctccgcgacccgcgcgagccccacgtcaggcccaAGCTGGTATCGTAATCCGCGAACCCCTTCAAGAG GGGAGCGCGCCACTTTCTGGCAGTCGCGCAACCAACGCTTCCCAAGCCGCTGGCCAGTCTGGGAAGCAAAAGGCAATAATGATAGAGCCTGAGGACAAAGAatcctcctctgatgatgatgacatgcAAACG ATCGCTGCTCTCTCGGCTCGGAAGCGCGCTCGttctgatcctcgaactgacctgtgggcagaagatgaaccaatcgctgaccgactg GTTCGCCACAGGTCCTCGAGACATgctgaagaaggatcttcaaCTGTTGGTGACGGCAAATCTGCTTCCCAAGCTCCAGCGCCAACTGTTGTGAACCACTCTCCAACTCCTGCGGGCGCTGTAGAAAATGCACAATTGGCCTTGATAccagtgcagatcatagatgacagctcgccGGAGGCTGAAAATAGAGTACTGCCACTGGACGCCCCTCGCGAGGAACCAAGCGACGTTCCTGTCCTGGAACAGATAGCGCCTGACTCAATTCCTGTTCCCAGCGACGCTAACCCAGAGACAATGCTCGCGATCATTGTGTATGAGCCCCCAATCGAAGAG GTTCCAAACGTCGTTGGAACTGGGGACGATGTAATCGGGGCAGTAGAAGCAGAAGCTGCTGAGCCTGTTCCTAACGTGGTTGATCAGGAACTTCctccccctgccccccaagtcgCTGAAGCTGAAGAATTGGAAGACCTTCCTGAACCAGCGCCGGAGGTACCTGAACCAGTGCCAGAAGTACCTGTCGCTGAACCTCCTACTCCCTCTACTttggaaaggttagctcgtgtACTTGAAGTGCCCCcccctggggtcgtagatgaagtcAGAGAAGGCCTTCGCCGCCTCCTGGGCCCTGACATcttgattcctggtgcgccTGTGAGGGTCCTAGAATACTTGAGGGTGCTCctccgcgagggagccatcactgagGAACAATTCCAGGAAATCGATCAACTGTTGCAGGATCTTCCTCAAGGGCTCAACGAGCGGGCAGTCGCGAATGCGCAGGCCAG TGAGAAAATCACAACTGCCCATCGTACGGTTGAGGCCACTGAGATTGGCgctataaatacctgcactctgGGGAGATGA